A window of the Chitinophagaceae bacterium genome harbors these coding sequences:
- a CDS encoding DUF1801 domain-containing protein gives MEKLNNNFGINKETQEYNQLLDEHEVNICNQLAYIINKYLKNNENKIWHSHPVWFLDGNPIVGYSKEKKGIRLMFWSGADFEEKKLHVRDGKFKDASIFYNSVTEINEADLKLWLEKSEKIQWDYKNLIKRRGKLERIQANN, from the coding sequence ATGGAAAAATTAAATAATAACTTCGGCATAAACAAAGAAACACAAGAATATAATCAATTATTAGATGAACACGAAGTAAATATTTGTAATCAATTAGCATATATTATAAACAAGTATCTAAAAAATAACGAAAATAAAATTTGGCATTCGCATCCTGTTTGGTTTTTAGATGGTAATCCGATAGTCGGGTATAGCAAAGAAAAAAAAGGAATCCGACTTATGTTTTGGAGTGGAGCAGATTTTGAAGAAAAAAAATTACATGTAAGAGATGGAAAATTTAAAGATGCTTCTATATTTTATAATTCTGTAACAGAAATTAATGAAGCAGATTTAAAACTGTGGCTTGAAAAATCAGAGAAAATCCAATGGGATTACAAAAATTTAATAAAACGAAGAGGAAAGTTAGAGCGAATACAAGCAAATAATTAG